The following are encoded together in the Citrus sinensis cultivar Valencia sweet orange chromosome 1, DVS_A1.0, whole genome shotgun sequence genome:
- the LOC127900224 gene encoding uncharacterized protein LOC127900224 encodes MNMKKQKPKAIVVGGSIAGESCAKALVSAGWDVFVIEKTRGPPTQNPTGAGLGLDPLAQKIVQSWLHEPELLYNNTLPVTITENLATDGEKKISWVIGREGGAKYLTAYWADLHGLIYNTLPPEIFLWGHQYLSFCISEDKLTVKVRAKDLETDEIIEIVGDLLVGADGILSSIGRSILPDFKLRYTGYCAWRGVFNFSENDSETILGIRKSYPDIGKCLYTNIGSGSHIVVTELKKEKFNWGWYVNQPEPELKGNTTSVKVSSDMIEELHQRAEQVWLPELSRMIKETKDPFLNAIYDCDPLEKIIWDRVVLTGDAAHPTTPHSARSTNMAIIDAAVLGKCLEKRGPDHLYSALEEYQSIRKPVTSAQVLHSRRLGQMKQGLSIPGRERPFDPKTASLEDSEFIVVPPFDVVPPILDSIFRSA; translated from the exons ATGAATATGAAGAAGCAGAAGCCAAAAGCTATTGTAGTTGGAGGAAGCATTGCTGGGGAATCATGCGCAAAAGCACTTGTTTCAGCAGGCTGGGATGTTTTTGTGATTGAGAAAACTCGTGGACCCCCAACCCAAAACCCAACCGGTGCTGGCCTTGGACTCGATCCATTGGCTCAGAAAATTGTTCAGTCATGGCTCCATGAACCTGAACTTCTTTACAACAACACTTTACCTGTCACCATTACTGag AACCTAGCAACAGATGGGGAAAAGAAGATCAGCTGGGTAATAGGAAGAGAAGGAGGCGCTAAATATCTGACAGCATATTGGGCTGATCTTCATGGCCTTATATACAATACTCTGCCAcctgaaatatttttatggggTCACCAGTACCTCTCTTTCTGTATTTCTGAAGACAAATTAACTGTCAAAGTTAGAGCTAAGGATCTTGAGACTGATGAAATAATCGAGATAGTAGGAGATTTGCTCGTCGGAGCAGATGGGATCCTCTCATCAATTGGTCGGAGCATTCTACCTGACTTCAAATTGAG GTACACAGGATACTGTGCGTGGAGaggtgtttttaatttttcagaaaacGATTCAGAAACCATCTTAGGCATTCGAAAATCGTATCCTGATATTGGGAAATGCCTTTACACGAATATTGGTTCTGGATCTCACATCGTAGTCACTGAGCTTAAGAAAGAGAAGTTCAATTGGGGTTGGTATGTCAATCAACCTGAGCCCGAGCTCAAG GGAAATACAACTTCTGTGAAAGTAAGCAGTGACATGATCGAGGAGTTGCACCAAAGAGCAGAGCAGGTTTGGTTACCTGAATTGTCAAGAAtgatcaaagaaacaaaagatcCTTTCCTTAATGCTATATATGATTGCGATCCTTTGGAGAAAATCATCTGGGACAGAGTGGTGCTAACAGGAGATGCAGCTCACCCGACAACTCCACACTCTGCCAGAAGTACAAACATGGCGATAATAGATGCAGCAGTGTTAGGAAAATGCCTCGAGAAGAGGGGGCCGGATCATTTATACTCTGCTCTGGAAGAATATCAATCCATTAGGAAACCTGTAACTTCAGCACAAGTTCTACATTCGCGACGATTGGGTCAAATGAAACAAGGGTTAAGTATTCCTGGAAGGGAGCGGCCTTTTGATCCAAAGACAGCAAGTCTAGAGGACTCGGAATTCATCGTTGTGCCTCCTTTCGACGTTGTTCCTCCGATTCTTGATTCAATTTTTCGTTCTGCTTGA